A window of Solanum stenotomum isolate F172 chromosome 3, ASM1918654v1, whole genome shotgun sequence contains these coding sequences:
- the LOC125860228 gene encoding protein CDI-like, producing the protein MSSVVKDLHSNVEKSEAPLKPFKIFVGYDPREDVAYEVCRYSLLKRSSIPLEITPIKQCELREQGLYWRERGKLESTEFSFSRFLTPYLADYEGWAMFVDCDFLYLGDIKELRDMVDDKYALMCVQHDYTPKETTKMDGAVQTVYPRKNWSSMVLYNCGHPKNRGLTPEVVNSESGAYLHRFMWLEDEEIGEVPFVWNFLVGHNKVVEGDPATFPKAIHYTLGGPWFEAWKDCEFGELWLKELEESKKAKEKVV; encoded by the coding sequence ATGTCGTCTGTGGTGAAAGATTTGCATTCAAATGTAGAGAAATCTGAGGCCCCTTTGAAGCCATTCAAGATTTTCGTAGGCTATGATCCACGAGAAGACGTTGCGTATGAGGTTTGTCGTTATTCCCTTctgaaaagatcatcaatcccaCTTGAGATAACACCCATTAAGCAATGTGAGTTGAGGGAGCAGGGTCTGTATTGGCGTGAAAGAGGGAAATTGGAAAGTACTGAGTTTTCATTTTCGCGATTTTTGACGCCTTATTTGGCAGATTATGAGGGTTGGGCTAtgtttgttgattgtgattTCTTGTACTTAGGGGATATTAAAGAATTGAGGGATATGGTTGATGATAAATATGCTTTAATGTGTGTACAACATGATTATACTCCTAAAGAGACTACGAAAATGGACGGTGCAGTGCAAACGGTTTATCCTAGGAAGAATTGGTCGTCCATGGTTCTTTATAACTGTGGACATCCAAAGAACCGGGGGCTAACACCTGAGGTGGTGAATTCTGAGTCCGGGGCATATCTACATCGCTTCATGTGGTTGGAGGATGAGGAGATTGGGGAGGTTCCATTTGTGTGGAACTTTCTTGTGGGGCATAATAAGGTTGTTGAAGGTGATCCAGCTACATTTCCTAAGGCGATTCACTATACACTTGGTGGACCCTGGTTTGAGGCGTGGAAAGATTGTGAATTTGGTGAATTGTGGTTGAAGGAATTGGAAGAGTCCAAGAAGGCAAAGGAGAAGGTGGTTTAA